A window from bacterium encodes these proteins:
- a CDS encoding ATP-binding protein: protein MKHLPLWGIGGIYALFSTLYLIIKLFPISEVSPFAQPLFDWQTCFHPLQAFLANARAIISSSDVATPVSLSHLSQVSWSWLVLYVLLDLVAIITLAAGINVIAQKLFELPSRFTQVLRKLFIINIIVSLVFIAPLFAFASNATQTFILAGLVASVWLVIELKSVYQTDVKHAGLIFLVAIPLFPFAALLLIVYAFFEVPGLRRYAPAVERHIRTWLELLHTPARAFYQIPNGYSTLAAFALAAVFGAFGIYLLSRWAFVAQFYPSFETLWWGFSALFHKTELATIAAMQNFDLGLREFTSFSLPTEQFFYLYLSFLLSLLIQAGLIDFTAWTLHKENKHFGLTLNFVSLLIAMAMLLFVVFVGLAFLVLKLSSVSAGQGDLPLADLLVAPELFKGLAVTAAVFCGLWLVTMQIRSFKVIYGFDNARSILLWLTSLVFLPISLLVVLWNALLEVAGYLMAPLRTRILQSDAVKLRAIEETTPPDRINHTIDSFIQHLTDRNGYNVIARRRLEINPALENVIRHQPKVMINNLLKLAEDRNPDLRQDALRWLAGLFIGPAPSHTRLFYYMLEGRISTPNVGRMAQQLHNHPIWPELLQGYHELLGESAFGEQHQKLLFNISALFRQLEGDAQAREFASIYSILGTLAQLRSIREITRLDELIKQHLKLEGLQETQMLEIFKLFLRLNSYQALYERVEKENKQPFLSAQLAIIVEIQRELDSLKYRELERRILKAYTTKIQEWAMAQIRQHRGEIKLVFSLKTQSIPLSEGESTIVVNLRNEGSGLAQNLKLTLVPQPEDRDRYVLAGTATQTTPLLESKESKDFEFMILPLQACSQRLLFRVDYADIENRVMALEYGDVLQFTTMTITDTADQQVGDVINPYIAGTAVAEPRMFFGRQGEFDSIRANLQGRYQDNIIVVHGQRRTGKSSILLQAENHLGPDHYVGVYIDLQSFTSAGMPDFLHRMATLICRELDKKGIALARPALPDFSRDPGTYFSDEFLSGVFNRIGDRKLLLLLDEFEELEMRVKEGKLNREIFAYLRSLMQHTQKLSFILAGAHRLHEMSSEYWSMLFNITRYVKVGFLDKASSERLICEPVAQHVTYDPLAIEKIYRVTSGQPYFIQLICHELFNKYKRDRKNYLTIQDVNQAMQRIIEAGSGHLDYIWNLATPHERIVLAAVADAAAYDGERVTLSGIGNRLKSLFFSYDEKTVRESLNHLVDIEILQSDANFDNFTFRVDLMGHWLREARPLGKAIEEYKTLRR from the coding sequence TTGAAGCACCTTCCCCTGTGGGGGATCGGGGGCATATATGCCCTGTTCTCCACGCTGTACCTCATCATCAAGCTCTTTCCGATTTCGGAAGTATCCCCCTTTGCGCAGCCTCTATTCGATTGGCAAACTTGCTTTCACCCCCTGCAAGCCTTTCTGGCAAATGCGCGAGCCATTATCTCATCGAGTGATGTCGCCACGCCGGTGAGCTTGTCTCACCTATCCCAAGTTTCCTGGAGCTGGCTGGTTCTTTACGTTCTCTTGGATCTGGTCGCGATCATCACTCTCGCCGCCGGCATCAACGTCATCGCGCAAAAACTTTTTGAGCTCCCCTCGCGCTTCACGCAGGTGCTTCGAAAACTCTTCATCATCAATATCATCGTTTCATTGGTCTTCATCGCTCCGCTCTTTGCGTTCGCCTCAAATGCAACGCAAACGTTCATTCTTGCCGGCCTCGTGGCCTCAGTCTGGCTCGTGATAGAGCTCAAAAGCGTTTATCAGACGGATGTCAAACACGCGGGACTAATCTTTCTGGTAGCGATTCCGCTGTTCCCCTTTGCCGCCTTACTGCTGATCGTCTATGCATTTTTTGAGGTGCCAGGACTAAGACGCTATGCCCCAGCGGTTGAGCGCCATATTCGTACTTGGCTGGAACTCCTGCACACGCCAGCCAGGGCTTTCTACCAGATACCAAATGGCTATTCGACGTTGGCGGCTTTTGCGCTCGCGGCGGTGTTTGGCGCATTCGGCATCTACCTCCTGTCGCGTTGGGCTTTCGTGGCGCAGTTCTATCCCAGCTTCGAAACCTTGTGGTGGGGGTTTTCGGCTTTGTTCCACAAGACCGAGCTGGCAACGATTGCCGCCATGCAGAACTTCGATCTTGGACTTAGAGAATTCACAAGCTTCTCCTTGCCCACCGAACAGTTTTTTTACCTTTATCTTTCTTTTCTGCTTTCATTGCTCATCCAGGCCGGCCTCATCGATTTCACGGCATGGACGCTCCACAAAGAGAACAAGCACTTTGGTTTGACCTTGAATTTCGTCAGCCTCCTGATCGCTATGGCGATGCTGCTCTTTGTCGTTTTCGTGGGACTGGCGTTTCTGGTGCTCAAACTAAGCTCAGTCTCAGCGGGGCAGGGAGATTTGCCGCTGGCAGATTTGCTGGTGGCGCCAGAGTTGTTCAAAGGCCTGGCAGTGACAGCCGCGGTGTTCTGCGGCTTGTGGCTGGTGACCATGCAAATCCGTTCGTTCAAAGTCATTTATGGTTTCGACAACGCACGCAGCATTTTGCTGTGGCTCACCAGTTTGGTCTTTCTGCCCATCTCCCTGCTCGTTGTGCTGTGGAATGCATTGCTGGAAGTGGCGGGCTATTTGATGGCGCCGCTTCGCACCCGCATACTGCAATCGGATGCCGTCAAGCTCAGGGCCATAGAAGAGACGACCCCACCAGATCGCATCAATCATACCATCGATTCGTTCATCCAACACCTGACTGACCGCAACGGGTATAATGTCATTGCCCGGCGCCGCCTCGAGATCAACCCGGCTCTGGAAAATGTCATTCGCCACCAGCCCAAAGTCATGATCAACAATCTGCTGAAGCTGGCGGAAGACAGAAACCCTGATTTGCGGCAGGACGCGCTGCGCTGGCTCGCCGGCCTTTTCATCGGCCCGGCGCCCAGCCACACTCGCCTTTTTTACTACATGCTCGAAGGCCGCATCAGCACGCCGAATGTCGGACGCATGGCCCAACAGCTTCACAATCATCCGATTTGGCCGGAGTTGCTTCAGGGTTATCATGAGCTGCTGGGCGAATCGGCTTTTGGTGAGCAACATCAAAAACTGCTGTTCAATATCTCGGCTCTTTTTCGACAACTTGAAGGCGACGCTCAGGCCAGGGAATTCGCCAGCATCTACTCTATTCTGGGCACCTTGGCGCAACTGCGCAGCATTCGCGAGATTACGCGGTTGGATGAGCTGATCAAACAGCATTTGAAGTTGGAAGGGCTGCAGGAAACCCAGATGCTGGAAATCTTCAAGCTCTTTTTGCGTCTGAATAGCTATCAAGCCTTGTACGAACGCGTGGAGAAAGAGAATAAACAGCCCTTTCTTTCCGCACAATTGGCAATTATCGTGGAAATTCAGCGGGAGCTGGACAGTCTCAAGTATCGCGAGCTTGAGAGACGTATTCTCAAGGCCTACACCACCAAGATTCAAGAATGGGCCATGGCCCAGATCCGCCAGCATCGCGGCGAGATCAAGCTGGTGTTCAGCCTGAAAACGCAGAGCATTCCTCTCAGTGAGGGTGAAAGCACGATCGTAGTCAATCTGCGCAATGAAGGCAGCGGCTTGGCGCAAAACCTGAAGCTAACGCTAGTGCCGCAGCCCGAAGATCGCGATCGCTATGTGCTTGCCGGAACCGCAACCCAAACGACGCCCCTGTTGGAATCCAAGGAGAGCAAAGATTTCGAATTCATGATTCTGCCCCTGCAAGCCTGCTCGCAAAGGCTGCTGTTCCGCGTTGATTATGCCGATATTGAAAACCGGGTCATGGCGCTCGAATACGGCGATGTGCTGCAGTTCACCACCATGACCATCACGGATACGGCCGATCAGCAAGTCGGTGATGTCATCAACCCCTACATCGCCGGCACGGCGGTGGCCGAACCCAGAATGTTTTTCGGCCGCCAGGGAGAGTTTGACAGCATTCGGGCCAATCTGCAGGGCAGATACCAGGACAATATCATTGTCGTTCACGGCCAGCGCCGCACGGGCAAAAGCTCGATCTTGTTGCAGGCGGAAAACCACCTGGGACCGGATCACTATGTGGGCGTCTATATCGATTTACAATCCTTTACCTCCGCCGGCATGCCGGATTTTCTGCATCGCATGGCCACGCTCATTTGCCGGGAACTCGACAAAAAAGGTATAGCTCTTGCCCGGCCAGCATTGCCAGACTTTAGCCGCGACCCGGGCACTTATTTCAGTGATGAGTTTCTCTCTGGCGTCTTCAACCGCATTGGTGATCGCAAGCTCTTACTGCTGCTAGATGAATTTGAAGAACTAGAGATGCGTGTTAAAGAGGGGAAACTCAACCGGGAAATCTTTGCCTACCTCCGGTCATTGATGCAGCACACTCAAAAATTGAGCTTCATCCTGGCGGGCGCGCACCGCCTCCACGAGATGTCGAGCGAATATTGGAGCATGCTGTTCAACATCACGCGCTACGTCAAAGTCGGCTTTCTTGATAAGGCCAGCTCGGAGCGGCTGATTTGCGAGCCGGTGGCGCAACATGTCACTTATGATCCGCTCGCCATCGAGAAAATCTACCGGGTCACCAGCGGCCAGCCTTACTTTATCCAATTGATCTGTCACGAGCTGTTCAACAAATACAAGCGCGACCGGAAAAACTATCTCACCATTCAGGATGTGAATCAGGCCATGCAGCGGATCATCGAGGCCGGCTCCGGCCATCTGGATTACATCTGGAACTTGGCCACGCCACACGAGCGCATCGTGCTCGCCGCAGTCGCAGATGCTGCGGCCTACGACGGCGAACGCGTCACCCTGAGCGGCATCGGCAATCGCCTCAAGAGCCTCTTTTTTAGCTACGACGAGAAGACCGTGCGCGAATCATTGAACCACCTGGTTGACATCGAGATTCTGCAGAGCGACGCAAATTTTGATAATTTCACGTTTCGCGTGGATCTCATGGGCCATTGGCTGCGCGAAGCCCGTCCGTTGGGCAAAGCCATCGAAGAATATAAAACCCTTAGGCGGTGA
- a CDS encoding M14 family metallopeptidase: protein MIQKKVFSSWCALLPRLTVITLFFLQGYLYGQPSHHPLLPPELSWHGKSEALIVAPDDPWITPAEKSGLVSTPRYEETMQWLRRLCAAAPELKMVSLGKSPEGRDIWMVIASKEKAFTPAALRASSKPILFVQAGIHSGEIDGKDAGMMLLRDLTVRRKQRELLDHVNLLFLPIFSVDAHERFSRYNRINQRGPIEMGWRTTARNLNLNRDYTKLDAVEMRCLVRALNEYDPDLYFDIHVTDGADYQYDITFGYNGPHAYSPASARWLDQFLTPAVYRDLQAMGHIPGPLIGGPADDKDFRSGLVEWTASPRFSTGYGDLRHLPTVLVENHSLKPYKQRVLGTYLLLESTLRTLGKHGSKLQEAIAADRRRRVQEVPLAWRVPQPPPADSLAFLGVAAREVFSPITNSNYTQWTGQPYTAKIPLLKMSEPALSVRRPAAYWIPPAWQEVIERLAMHGIEMERLTAPREIAVEVYRLEKVKLATRPYEGRIGVSATPVAERKMRRFPAGAVRVSTDQPLGELAVILLEPACGDSFFQWGFFLESLAPTEYVEDYVMQPMAEAMLAAEPQLKAAFEAKLQSDSLFAKNPQQRLQWFYQRTPFYDQEANLYPVAREL, encoded by the coding sequence ATGATTCAAAAGAAGGTTTTTTCGAGCTGGTGCGCCCTCCTTCCGCGGCTGACGGTCATAACCCTTTTCTTCTTGCAGGGTTATTTGTATGGCCAACCCTCCCACCACCCCCTTCTCCCGCCGGAGTTGTCGTGGCACGGCAAGAGTGAAGCGCTCATCGTTGCGCCTGATGATCCCTGGATCACGCCGGCGGAGAAAAGCGGATTGGTGAGCACGCCGCGTTATGAGGAAACCATGCAGTGGCTGCGCAGACTCTGTGCGGCAGCACCGGAGTTGAAAATGGTTTCGCTCGGGAAAAGTCCCGAAGGCCGCGATATTTGGATGGTGATTGCCTCCAAGGAGAAGGCTTTCACGCCGGCCGCCTTGCGCGCCAGCAGCAAGCCGATCCTTTTCGTACAAGCTGGAATTCACTCCGGTGAGATCGACGGCAAAGATGCCGGCATGATGCTGCTGCGCGACCTGACCGTGCGCCGCAAGCAGCGCGAACTGCTCGATCACGTCAATCTGCTCTTCCTGCCGATCTTCAGCGTCGATGCGCACGAACGCTTTTCGCGGTACAATCGCATCAATCAACGCGGCCCGATCGAAATGGGCTGGCGCACTACCGCGCGCAATCTCAATCTCAATCGCGATTACACCAAGTTGGACGCGGTCGAAATGCGCTGCCTGGTGCGCGCGCTCAATGAGTATGATCCTGATCTTTATTTCGATATTCACGTCACCGACGGCGCGGATTATCAATACGACATCACCTTTGGCTACAACGGGCCGCACGCGTATTCACCGGCAAGCGCGAGGTGGCTCGATCAGTTTCTCACGCCCGCCGTCTATCGCGATTTACAGGCGATGGGTCACATTCCCGGACCGTTGATCGGCGGCCCGGCAGACGACAAAGATTTTCGCAGCGGCCTGGTCGAGTGGACTGCTTCGCCGCGCTTCTCCACCGGCTACGGCGACCTGCGCCACCTGCCCACCGTGCTCGTCGAGAATCATTCGCTCAAACCCTACAAACAGCGCGTGCTGGGAACCTATCTGCTGCTGGAGAGCACGCTGCGCACCCTCGGAAAGCACGGCAGCAAGTTGCAAGAGGCCATTGCGGCTGATCGTCGCCGGCGCGTGCAAGAGGTGCCGCTCGCCTGGCGCGTGCCGCAACCGCCGCCGGCTGACAGCCTCGCATTCCTCGGCGTGGCAGCACGCGAGGTGTTCTCGCCCATCACGAACAGCAACTACACGCAGTGGACCGGCCAGCCATACACCGCGAAAATTCCGCTGCTCAAGATGAGTGAGCCTGCGCTGAGCGTACGCCGGCCGGCAGCTTACTGGATTCCGCCGGCATGGCAGGAGGTGATCGAACGATTGGCCATGCACGGCATTGAGATGGAACGCCTGACCGCGCCGCGCGAGATCGCAGTGGAAGTGTATCGCCTGGAGAAGGTCAAGCTCGCGACTCGGCCTTATGAAGGCCGCATAGGCGTGAGTGCCACGCCCGTTGCCGAGAGAAAGATGCGACGTTTTCCGGCGGGCGCGGTGCGCGTTTCCACCGACCAGCCGCTCGGTGAGCTTGCCGTCATCTTGCTGGAGCCGGCCTGCGGCGATTCGTTTTTTCAGTGGGGATTTTTTCTGGAGAGTCTGGCGCCCACGGAATACGTCGAAGACTATGTGATGCAGCCGATGGCTGAAGCCATGCTGGCCGCGGAGCCGCAGCTCAAAGCCGCCTTCGAGGCAAAGCTGCAGAGCGATTCGCTGTTCGCGAAGAATCCCCAGCAACGGCTGCAGTGGTTCTATCAACGCACGCCGTTTTACGATCAGGAAGCGAATCTGTATCCGGTGGCGCGGGAGTTGTGA
- a CDS encoding T9SS type A sorting domain-containing protein translates to MQARIRLLLCGWCAALLLPLALRPQSWQQMTPASGTAPVPRRNAAAVYDTTGHRLIIFGGRTTAGDRNDVWALHLTTNTWTELTPATGPAPAPRFTANGVYDSAQQLMLIWSGQGAGFFNDVWAFSLKDHSWSQFTPPDPKPNVRYGTAAVFDPRRRELVTFAGFTDQGRFDDTWRFKPAENAWQQLGLAIHPEKRCLHTACYDSRDHRMIIYGGQTNGPRGDIWAFDLDQNQWLDLTPAASPAGRWFPASIYDSRNHRVINFGGNLGASQTNELWAFALESSRWQQLHAAGVAPASREGAAAIYLPDEDRMVIFGGRGGATDFNDVWFLNDLSAATSVEQDGGTSTAPRSLRLLGNYPNPFNPETVIVYELPQPQAVTLEIYNALGQRTRRLVNQTLPAGRHRVHWDGKDEMGRKAAPGVYFCVLRSGKLSTARKMVLLE, encoded by the coding sequence ATGCAGGCTCGCATTCGTCTTCTGTTGTGCGGCTGGTGTGCGGCGCTGTTGCTGCCGCTCGCGCTCCGGCCGCAAAGTTGGCAACAAATGACCCCGGCTTCCGGCACCGCGCCCGTGCCGCGCCGCAATGCCGCCGCAGTTTATGATACCACCGGCCACCGCCTGATCATCTTCGGCGGCCGCACCACTGCAGGTGATCGCAACGACGTCTGGGCGTTGCATCTCACCACCAACACCTGGACGGAGCTAACGCCGGCAACCGGCCCTGCGCCAGCGCCCCGCTTCACGGCCAATGGCGTTTATGATTCGGCGCAGCAGTTGATGCTCATTTGGTCGGGCCAGGGCGCAGGCTTCTTCAATGATGTGTGGGCCTTCTCTCTAAAAGACCATTCTTGGTCACAATTCACCCCGCCTGATCCCAAACCCAATGTTCGTTACGGCACGGCCGCGGTGTTCGATCCCCGCCGCCGCGAGCTGGTGACGTTTGCGGGCTTCACCGATCAAGGCCGCTTCGATGACACCTGGCGCTTCAAGCCCGCGGAAAACGCCTGGCAGCAGCTCGGCCTGGCGATTCATCCTGAAAAGCGCTGCTTGCACACTGCCTGCTACGACAGCCGCGATCATCGCATGATCATCTACGGCGGCCAAACCAACGGGCCCCGCGGCGATATTTGGGCATTTGATTTGGATCAAAACCAGTGGCTGGATTTGACGCCGGCAGCAAGTCCGGCGGGGCGATGGTTTCCTGCGAGCATCTACGACAGCCGCAATCATCGCGTCATCAACTTTGGCGGCAATCTGGGCGCCAGTCAGACCAATGAGCTTTGGGCCTTTGCTTTGGAAAGCAGCCGGTGGCAACAATTGCATGCCGCCGGCGTTGCGCCCGCGAGCCGGGAAGGCGCGGCCGCCATCTATCTGCCGGATGAGGATCGCATGGTGATCTTCGGCGGGCGCGGCGGCGCAACTGATTTCAACGACGTGTGGTTTCTGAATGATCTCTCCGCGGCAACTTCGGTTGAGCAGGACGGCGGAACGAGTACTGCCCCACGTTCTCTGCGCCTGTTGGGCAACTATCCCAATCCTTTCAATCCGGAAACAGTGATTGTGTATGAATTGCCGCAACCGCAAGCCGTGACGCTGGAAATCTACAATGCCCTCGGCCAACGCACACGGCGTTTGGTGAATCAAACTCTGCCCGCCGGACGACATCGGGTGCATTGGGATGGCAAAGATGAAATGGGCAGAAAAGCAGCGCCGGGAGTCTATTTCTGCGTTTTGCGCTCGGGCAAGCTCTCTACGGCACGAAAAATGGTTTTGCTCGAATAG
- a CDS encoding helix-turn-helix domain-containing protein, whose amino-acid sequence MISEVFTIQQAARYLQLDSDVVLSKVRAGEIPAARIAGEWRLRRARLDRWLDEMSDFSDPAFKKLLRDTRRAASRAGIKTPEDAEQLVQATRRRRNSPKQHKA is encoded by the coding sequence ATGATTTCCGAAGTCTTCACCATTCAACAAGCGGCGCGCTATCTGCAGCTCGATTCCGACGTGGTACTGAGCAAAGTGCGTGCAGGTGAGATTCCAGCCGCAAGAATCGCCGGGGAATGGCGGTTGCGCCGTGCGCGATTGGACCGCTGGCTCGATGAGATGAGCGATTTCTCCGATCCCGCTTTCAAAAAGCTTCTGCGCGATACGCGGCGAGCTGCCAGTCGTGCCGGCATCAAAACTCCGGAGGACGCCGAGCAACTGGTGCAGGCCACGCGTCGCAGGCGCAATTCACCCAAACAGCACAAGGCGTGA
- a CDS encoding putative toxin-antitoxin system toxin component, PIN family yields the protein MSPRSRKKSRLLHWRVVLDTNVFLSGVLWPASAPGRIIRLWKNGHLQLFLNEDIRKEYLEVLSQFLNQSVLSRWQKWLTHPALISAVHIHLPHYPELRDPSDNPFLATAVFAQARYLISRDKDLLVLKKFHEVEIVKPEEFIEQYRARRS from the coding sequence ATGAGTCCGCGCAGCCGCAAGAAAAGCCGGTTGCTGCACTGGCGTGTCGTGCTGGACACCAACGTCTTTTTGAGCGGCGTCTTGTGGCCGGCGAGCGCGCCGGGAAGGATCATCCGCCTCTGGAAAAACGGCCATTTGCAGCTCTTCTTGAATGAGGACATTCGGAAAGAGTATCTCGAAGTTCTAAGTCAATTCTTGAATCAAAGTGTGCTGTCACGATGGCAGAAATGGCTCACCCACCCGGCTCTCATCAGCGCGGTACACATTCACTTGCCGCATTATCCCGAGCTCCGTGACCCCTCAGACAATCCCTTCCTGGCAACGGCTGTTTTTGCCCAAGCCCGCTACTTAATCTCTCGCGATAAGGACTTGTTGGTTTTGAAGAAATTTCACGAAGTGGAAATCGTCAAGCCGGAAGAGTTCATCGAACAATATCGCGCCCGCAGATCGTAG
- a CDS encoding DUF192 domain-containing protein: MRNSSTAFFYTSIISGLICLLGGLGCKQQPEAKPATGAEAQIPEGRQRITVGATPLFVEVVQTDAERMRGLMFREQLPEDQGMLFVFEMSRIQSFWMRNTFIPLDIAFIASDGKIVDIQHMAPLDESKSYISAAPALYVLEVNAGWFERHGVKVGAMVRF; encoded by the coding sequence GTGAGAAATTCCAGCACAGCATTTTTCTACACCAGCATCATCAGTGGCCTGATCTGCCTGCTGGGCGGGTTGGGCTGCAAACAACAACCCGAAGCAAAGCCTGCAACCGGAGCCGAGGCGCAGATCCCGGAAGGCCGCCAGCGCATCACCGTCGGCGCAACGCCACTGTTTGTCGAAGTCGTGCAAACCGACGCAGAGCGCATGCGCGGTCTGATGTTTCGCGAGCAACTGCCGGAAGATCAGGGGATGCTGTTCGTGTTCGAGATGTCGCGCATTCAATCGTTTTGGATGCGCAACACCTTCATCCCGCTCGACATTGCGTTCATCGCCAGCGACGGCAAAATCGTCGACATTCAACACATGGCGCCGCTGGATGAAAGCAAGAGCTATATTTCCGCCGCCCCAGCGCTGTATGTGTTGGAAGTCAACGCCGGCTGGTTCGAGCGGCACGGCGTGAAGGTGGGAGCGATGGTGAGATTTTGA
- the rocF gene encoding arginase, translating to MTASSIRVIGVPMDLGQSRRGVDMGPSALRYAGLYDHLLKLGHEIEDYGNVPVEDRAILPKEGGIRFLPTVIKTCAAVYQLGRAAIAAGKIPLFLGGDHSIAAGTIGGVTHDSPAGVLWIDAHGDFNTPESSPSGNIHGMPLAALMGQGAPELVNLGRPGPKLQPPDLVLIAVRDLDPLEKILLKKSGITVYTMREIDERGISVVMKEALRRLSHLSRLHVSLDMDSLDPLDAPGVGTPVPGGLTYREAHLIMEMLADSKLVRSIDVVEVNPILDHRNHTAGIAVALLASLFGQSIL from the coding sequence ATGACGGCTTCTTCCATTCGAGTGATCGGCGTGCCCATGGATCTCGGGCAGTCGCGGCGCGGGGTAGACATGGGTCCGAGTGCCCTGCGTTACGCCGGCTTGTATGATCATCTGTTGAAACTCGGCCACGAAATCGAAGATTACGGCAACGTGCCGGTGGAGGATCGCGCCATCCTGCCGAAAGAAGGCGGGATCCGTTTTCTCCCAACCGTGATCAAGACCTGCGCAGCGGTTTATCAACTCGGCCGCGCGGCGATTGCCGCCGGCAAGATCCCGCTGTTTCTCGGCGGCGACCATTCGATCGCCGCCGGCACCATCGGCGGCGTGACGCATGATTCGCCCGCGGGCGTGTTGTGGATCGATGCCCACGGCGATTTCAACACACCGGAAAGCTCCCCCAGCGGCAACATTCACGGCATGCCGCTCGCGGCCTTGATGGGGCAGGGCGCGCCGGAGTTGGTCAATCTCGGCCGGCCGGGTCCCAAACTCCAGCCCCCGGATCTCGTGCTCATTGCCGTGCGCGACCTCGACCCGCTGGAAAAAATTCTGCTGAAAAAAAGCGGCATCACCGTCTACACCATGCGTGAAATCGACGAACGCGGCATCTCAGTGGTGATGAAAGAGGCGCTGCGGCGTTTGAGCCATTTGTCGCGGCTGCACGTGAGCCTGGATATGGACAGCCTCGACCCGCTGGATGCGCCGGGCGTCGGCACGCCGGTGCCGGGCGGCCTGACCTATCGCGAAGCCCATCTCATCATGGAAATGCTGGCCGACTCGAAGCTGGTGCGGTCGATCGACGTCGTGGAAGTCAATCCCATTCTCGATCATCGTAATCACACCGCGGGCATTGCCGTCGCGCTGCTGGCCTCGCTCTTCGGCCAATCCATCCTGTGA
- a CDS encoding pyridoxal phosphate-dependent aminotransferase, translating into MFSSRFTWSLNTNQLSRLLEAQQAAGRVILDLTESNPTQAGFAYPAEMILQALAQLQSLRYEPSPSGLPLARAAIAGYYASLGHSVNAESFHLTASTSEGYAFLFKLLADPGDEVLAPQPSYPLFDFLTALESVTLLHYPLRYDEQSGWRIDLERLAATISTKTRALIVVNPNNPTGSFLTPDELQALNALCREYDLALISDEVFADYGHGENPERVATLIGNHAALTFVLGGLSKMLGLPQMKLAWIHVSGPAGQVAAARERLDFIADTYLSVGTPVQHATPRLLALRQEMQQQIHQRLAANENHLRTQCRSFPGVKLLRREGGWYAALALPPAVREEEFTLALLEQDHVLVHPGYFFDFAQEGFLVVSLLTRPELFQEGMARLLLRLARGWDLRW; encoded by the coding sequence ATGTTCTCTTCCCGGTTCACGTGGAGTCTCAACACCAATCAATTGTCCCGTTTGTTGGAAGCACAGCAAGCCGCCGGCCGCGTGATTCTCGATCTCACTGAATCGAATCCCACGCAGGCCGGGTTTGCCTATCCGGCCGAAATGATTTTGCAAGCGCTGGCGCAACTACAGTCATTGCGTTATGAACCTTCGCCGTCTGGACTGCCACTGGCGCGCGCGGCGATTGCCGGCTACTATGCCAGCCTGGGTCACTCCGTCAACGCCGAATCTTTTCATCTCACCGCCAGCACCAGCGAGGGTTATGCCTTTCTCTTCAAACTGCTCGCTGATCCCGGCGACGAAGTGTTGGCGCCGCAGCCGAGTTATCCGCTGTTTGATTTCCTGACCGCACTCGAGTCCGTGACGTTGTTGCACTATCCGCTGCGTTATGACGAGCAATCGGGCTGGCGCATCGATCTGGAACGGCTGGCAGCCACCATCAGCACCAAAACGCGTGCGCTGATTGTCGTCAATCCCAACAATCCCACCGGTTCTTTTCTCACCCCGGACGAATTGCAGGCGTTGAACGCTCTCTGCCGCGAGTACGATCTTGCCTTGATCAGTGATGAAGTTTTTGCGGACTACGGCCACGGCGAGAATCCGGAACGCGTGGCAACGCTGATCGGCAACCATGCCGCGTTGACTTTCGTGCTGGGCGGACTCTCCAAAATGCTCGGCCTGCCGCAGATGAAGCTGGCATGGATTCACGTGAGCGGCCCCGCCGGCCAGGTTGCCGCAGCCCGTGAACGCCTTGATTTCATCGCCGACACCTATCTCTCCGTTGGCACGCCGGTGCAGCATGCCACGCCGCGCTTGCTGGCGTTGCGGCAGGAAATGCAGCAGCAAATTCACCAGCGCCTGGCCGCGAATGAGAATCATTTGCGCACACAATGCCGCAGTTTTCCCGGAGTGAAGCTGCTGCGGCGCGAGGGCGGCTGGTATGCCGCGCTCGCACTGCCGCCGGCCGTGCGCGAAGAAGAATTCACTCTCGCGCTGCTCGAGCAGGATCACGTTTTGGTGCATCCGGGCTATTTCTTCGATTTTGCGCAGGAGGGTTTCCTGGTGGTGAGTTTGTTGACGCGGCCAGAGTTGTTCCAGGAGGGAATGGCCCGGCTGCTGCTGCGCCTCGCGCGCGGGTGGGATTTGAGATGGTGA